In one window of Sphingomonas sp. BGYR3 DNA:
- a CDS encoding phosphatase PAP2 family protein, with translation MGKPHKRKKTEDGRTLHAIERADLAIAHAVAVDGETRAGQAIRWFAEVGDQPPLTAIALFTLTAGMVGRDGRMTRAGVHMLAAHGLATGIKTLAKNRIDRTRPNDALDGKGYRLKPGRSKQGPKRSMPSGHSAGLAAVAVASASHYPAAAPAIAAAAGTVMAAQLPSRNHYASDVIVGGMIGIVSAVATEALIDWAERRAKRVAPGD, from the coding sequence ATGGGAAAGCCGCACAAGCGAAAGAAGACCGAGGATGGTCGGACGCTGCACGCCATCGAGCGGGCCGATCTGGCCATCGCCCATGCGGTCGCCGTGGACGGCGAGACGCGCGCGGGACAGGCGATCCGTTGGTTCGCCGAGGTGGGGGATCAGCCGCCCCTGACCGCGATCGCGCTGTTCACGCTGACCGCCGGGATGGTCGGCCGGGATGGGCGGATGACCCGGGCGGGGGTCCATATGCTGGCGGCGCATGGCCTGGCGACGGGGATCAAGACGCTGGCCAAGAACCGGATCGACCGGACACGGCCGAACGACGCGCTGGACGGCAAGGGATATCGGCTGAAGCCGGGACGCAGCAAGCAGGGGCCGAAACGGTCGATGCCGTCAGGGCATAGCGCGGGGCTGGCCGCGGTGGCGGTTGCATCGGCCAGCCATTATCCGGCGGCGGCGCCAGCCATCGCGGCGGCGGCGGGCACGGTGATGGCGGCGCAGCTGCCCAGCCGGAACCATTATGCCAGCGACGTGATCGTCGGCGGCATGATCGGCATCGTCAGCGCGGTCGCCACCGAGGCGCTGATCGATTGGGCCGAACGGCGCGCGAAGCGGGTTGCACCCGGCGATTAA
- a CDS encoding DUF2721 domain-containing protein, giving the protein MFQGPMIATIAQTIQAAIAPVFLLAGLGAILNVLAGRLARIVDRVRKLEELHPRSTGPEHDRHVWELRILDQRISVINSALGLCVACAVLISMVVAMLFAAQLGDLHIGSAIAIAFILAMILLTAGLILFLIEVRLSLRSIHVRKELLEREKQ; this is encoded by the coding sequence ATGTTCCAAGGCCCGATGATCGCGACGATCGCCCAGACCATTCAGGCTGCGATAGCGCCGGTCTTTCTGCTGGCCGGGCTGGGGGCCATCCTCAACGTCCTGGCCGGGCGGCTGGCGCGGATCGTCGATCGCGTGCGAAAGCTTGAGGAACTGCACCCGCGCTCCACCGGGCCGGAACATGACCGCCATGTCTGGGAACTGCGCATCCTCGACCAGCGGATATCGGTCATCAATTCCGCCCTTGGCCTGTGCGTCGCCTGTGCCGTCCTGATTTCGATGGTCGTCGCCATGCTGTTCGCGGCACAGCTTGGCGACCTGCATATCGGCTCCGCCATCGCGATCGCCTTCATCCTGGCGATGATCCTGCTCACCGCCGGGCTGATCCTGTTCCTGATCGAGGTGCGCCTGTCGCTCCGGTCAATCCATGTCCGCAAAGAATTGCTGGAGCGCGAAAAGCAGTGA
- a CDS encoding GNAT family N-acetyltransferase, whose product MNQPMRPADFQPIGPTHDVRVEPGVSAALDAVAAAAPHSHRFLRRAWFQAALDAYGGTALTLVVGEAGRPVLAMPLVPVGNPMAARAGMMQVPGCYWPFRSVPVDTACDVAGAASALLNAARAEARAIRLGPVYDGDPALEALRQGAAASGWAAISRPVATSFVLDIAARQTEGAWPRTSTLKKNRFHEKHLGAHGALEWSFVSGGDWTAARFDALAEVERASWIASRTDGSDAKFTEDGHGAFWRAAAADPVIAGMMWAAMLHIDGKPMAFSFDLNAGALKYAIANSYDPAVAKHSPGKLLYYRNLVRAIEDGITLVDWGAGDSGYKGVIGAEAGPAIRDWLFVRPGVSAAAARALAGLWRRSGNRDQ is encoded by the coding sequence ATGAACCAGCCAATGCGCCCTGCCGATTTCCAGCCGATTGGCCCGACGCACGATGTGCGGGTTGAACCGGGCGTATCCGCGGCGCTGGACGCGGTGGCGGCAGCCGCGCCGCACAGCCACCGGTTCCTGCGCCGGGCATGGTTTCAAGCGGCGCTGGATGCCTATGGCGGGACCGCGCTGACGCTGGTGGTCGGGGAGGCCGGCCGTCCGGTGCTGGCGATGCCGCTGGTCCCCGTCGGCAATCCGATGGCGGCGCGGGCGGGCATGATGCAGGTGCCGGGATGCTATTGGCCGTTTCGCAGCGTGCCGGTGGACACGGCGTGCGATGTGGCCGGGGCGGCATCGGCGCTGTTGAATGCGGCGCGTGCGGAGGCGCGGGCGATCCGGCTGGGGCCGGTCTATGACGGCGATCCGGCGCTGGAGGCATTGCGTCAGGGCGCGGCGGCCAGCGGATGGGCAGCGATTTCGCGGCCGGTGGCGACCAGTTTCGTGCTGGATATCGCCGCGCGCCAGACCGAGGGAGCGTGGCCGCGCACGTCGACGCTGAAGAAAAACCGGTTCCACGAAAAGCATCTGGGCGCGCATGGCGCTCTGGAATGGTCGTTCGTCAGCGGCGGCGACTGGACGGCGGCGCGGTTCGACGCGCTGGCCGAGGTGGAGCGGGCAAGCTGGATCGCATCGCGCACCGATGGGTCGGATGCCAAGTTCACCGAGGACGGGCATGGCGCATTCTGGCGGGCGGCGGCGGCCGATCCGGTGATTGCGGGCATGATGTGGGCGGCGATGCTGCACATCGATGGCAAGCCGATGGCCTTTTCCTTCGATCTGAATGCCGGCGCGCTGAAATATGCGATCGCCAACAGTTACGATCCCGCGGTTGCGAAGCACTCGCCGGGCAAGCTGCTCTATTACCGCAATCTGGTGCGCGCGATCGAGGACGGGATCACGCTGGTCGACTGGGGCGCTGGCGATAGCGGGTACAAGGGCGTGATCGGGGCAGAGGCCGGGCCGGCGATCCGCGACTGGCTGTTCGTGCGGCCCGGCGTCAGCGCGGCGGCCGCGCGGGCGCTGGCCGGGCTGTGGCGGCGCAGCGGCAACCGCGACCAGTAA
- a CDS encoding TonB-dependent receptor, which produces MADPQPTDETATNDTDIIVSAQKTDQRLVDVPITISANSGERMRELGVQDLDELSNYVPGLNVQEQSANNPGIVIRGITSDSGSAQQGPRVSLYYNGVDISRSRGSYQAVYDLERVEVVKGPQATLFGTASTIGAISMISARPRPGFSGELSGSYGNFNAWRVAGFVNAGNDVIAGRVAFEVKQRDGYVENLAPNQDDLYAQDQLGVRGSLRFTPTDRFTADLILTYDQQRNSGTPFISRALAPGNPFGAAWLGGSPRSEADLGAEKLGLNREVYDANLTLAWEIADDWTLTLVNGYRRFDSLEVFDADGSAAPFLEFAELAKGWQVNQETRFAYQSDLFRGSFGFNYFLEDSFQNVPFSGEEGVFAQCLTRALVPGLGCVDAAGNPVSTRVTALVTGGALTAVPYRSVFENQGRNASYSMFFDGTLIPASWVELTAGVRFLIEERQSGFFASAPRPQLLTQIPPLLAAVPSFRVSLVPGQVDTRGQTFEAEGNFAAVLPRLNVLLRASDDVNLYATISQGRRSPVVQVGARNGALGPERALSIIDEETVWNYEGGIKGAFGPLSGTLGVYYQQYKGFQVSVVDPDGITRTRSAGNASNFGVEAEVQLRATDWLTVFGNGAYIDAKIEESSALTPAFSGARFRLQPEVQAAGGFTIDARIGDVRVFATPTVTYRSQIFFEVPNNPLISQPGVTLFNARAGISFADDRYEIAVFGRNLSDEDYLLDAGNTGGAFGIPTFIPAEPRFYGVQLTGRF; this is translated from the coding sequence ATGGCCGATCCGCAGCCGACCGACGAAACCGCGACGAACGACACCGATATCATCGTGTCGGCGCAAAAGACCGATCAGCGGCTGGTCGATGTGCCGATCACCATTTCGGCCAATTCGGGCGAGCGGATGCGCGAGCTTGGCGTGCAGGATCTGGACGAGCTGTCCAACTATGTCCCCGGCCTCAACGTGCAGGAGCAGAGCGCGAACAACCCCGGCATCGTCATCCGGGGCATCACCTCGGACAGCGGCTCGGCGCAGCAGGGGCCGCGCGTCTCGCTCTATTACAATGGCGTCGACATCTCCCGCTCGCGCGGTTCCTATCAGGCGGTCTATGACCTTGAGCGGGTCGAGGTGGTGAAGGGACCGCAGGCGACGCTGTTCGGCACCGCGTCCACCATCGGCGCGATCAGCATGATTTCCGCCCGGCCGCGTCCCGGCTTTTCCGGCGAACTGTCGGGCAGCTACGGCAATTTCAACGCCTGGCGCGTGGCCGGCTTCGTCAATGCCGGCAATGACGTGATCGCCGGCCGCGTAGCGTTCGAGGTGAAGCAGCGGGACGGCTATGTCGAAAATCTCGCCCCGAACCAGGATGACCTCTATGCACAGGATCAGCTTGGCGTGCGCGGCTCGTTGCGCTTCACGCCCACCGATCGCTTCACTGCCGACCTCATTCTCACCTATGATCAGCAGCGCAATTCGGGCACGCCGTTCATCTCGCGCGCGCTGGCGCCCGGCAATCCGTTCGGCGCGGCATGGCTGGGCGGCTCGCCGCGATCCGAGGCCGATCTTGGTGCGGAAAAGCTGGGCCTCAACCGCGAAGTCTATGACGCCAATCTGACGCTCGCCTGGGAAATCGCCGACGATTGGACGCTGACCCTGGTCAATGGCTATCGCAGGTTCGACAGCCTCGAAGTGTTCGATGCCGACGGTTCCGCCGCGCCGTTCCTTGAATTTGCGGAACTGGCCAAGGGGTGGCAGGTCAATCAGGAAACCCGCTTCGCCTATCAAAGCGACCTGTTCCGCGGCTCGTTCGGCTTCAACTATTTCCTTGAGGACAGTTTTCAGAACGTGCCCTTTTCCGGTGAGGAAGGGGTGTTTGCCCAGTGTCTGACGCGCGCGCTGGTGCCGGGGCTTGGCTGTGTCGATGCGGCCGGCAACCCGGTATCGACGCGGGTCACCGCGCTCGTCACCGGCGGCGCGCTGACCGCCGTGCCCTATCGCTCGGTCTTTGAAAATCAGGGCCGCAATGCCAGCTATTCGATGTTCTTTGACGGCACGCTGATCCCCGCTTCCTGGGTCGAGTTGACCGCCGGGGTCCGCTTCCTGATCGAGGAACGGCAATCCGGCTTCTTCGCATCGGCCCCGCGGCCGCAGCTGCTGACGCAGATCCCGCCGCTGCTCGCCGCCGTGCCCAGCTTCCGCGTCTCGCTCGTCCCCGGACAGGTCGATACCCGCGGCCAGACGTTCGAGGCAGAGGGCAATTTCGCCGCCGTCCTGCCGCGCTTAAATGTGCTGCTGCGCGCCAGCGACGATGTGAACCTCTATGCCACCATCTCGCAGGGCCGCCGGTCCCCGGTGGTTCAGGTCGGCGCCCGCAACGGCGCGCTCGGCCCGGAACGCGCCCTGTCGATCATCGATGAGGAAACCGTCTGGAATTACGAAGGCGGGATCAAGGGCGCGTTCGGCCCGCTGTCCGGCACCCTTGGCGTCTATTATCAGCAATATAAGGGCTTTCAGGTCAGCGTCGTCGACCCCGACGGTATCACCCGCACCCGCAGCGCGGGCAATGCCAGCAATTTCGGGGTGGAGGCAGAGGTGCAGCTGCGGGCGACCGACTGGCTGACGGTGTTCGGCAACGGCGCCTATATCGATGCCAAGATCGAGGAAAGCTCGGCGCTGACCCCGGCCTTTTCGGGCGCACGCTTCCGCCTTCAGCCAGAGGTTCAGGCAGCGGGCGGCTTTACCATCGACGCGCGCATCGGCGATGTCCGCGTCTTTGCCACGCCCACCGTCACCTATCGTTCGCAGATCTTTTTCGAAGTGCCGAACAATCCGCTGATCAGCCAGCCGGGCGTCACCCTGTTCAACGCGCGCGCCGGGATCAGCTTTGCCGACGACCGGTACGAGATCGCGGTGTTCGGCCGCAACCTCAGCGACGAGGATTATCTGCTCGACGCCGGCAATACCGGCGGCGCGTTCGGCATCCCCACCTTCATTCCCGCCGAACCCCGCTTCTATGGCGTACAGCTGACCGGCCGCTTCTAA
- a CDS encoding threonine synthase, which translates to MPVNENLTADRPSFVTHLECGLTGERYEADRLHGLSAAGRPLLVRYDLAGVGAAIDPAALAARPRDLWRWRELLPVRRAESIVSLGEIDTPIIPLDQVGAAAGAAPGTLLVKDEGRLPTGSFKARGLVMAISMARELGVTAIAMPTNGNAGAAAAAYAAQAGMEAIIFCPDDTPEINVREIAAQGARVYRVNGLIDDCGKLVREGAATQGWFDLSTLKEPYRIEGKKTMGLELAEQFGWHLPDVIFYPTGGGTGLIGMWKAFAELQALGWIGEKLPRMVAVQAEGCAPMVRAWEQGERHATRWEDAHTIAAGIRVPQAVGDFLILDAVRESGGRAMAVSDAALAQAVDDAARTDGLLLCPEGGATLAAWRQARAEGWVKDGETALLFNCATGLKYPLPDQSRTLDRHAAIDFASL; encoded by the coding sequence CTGCCCGTGAATGAAAATCTGACGGCCGACCGGCCGAGCTTTGTCACGCATCTCGAATGCGGACTGACCGGAGAGCGGTACGAGGCGGATCGCCTGCACGGCCTGTCCGCCGCCGGCCGGCCGCTGCTGGTCCGCTACGACCTGGCCGGGGTCGGCGCGGCGATCGACCCGGCGGCGCTGGCCGCGCGCCCGCGCGACCTGTGGCGCTGGCGCGAACTGCTGCCCGTCCGCCGGGCGGAAAGCATCGTCAGCCTGGGCGAAATCGACACGCCGATCATCCCGCTGGATCAGGTGGGGGCCGCCGCTGGCGCTGCGCCCGGCACGCTGCTGGTCAAGGATGAAGGGCGGCTGCCCACCGGATCGTTCAAGGCGCGCGGCCTCGTCATGGCGATCAGCATGGCGCGCGAACTTGGCGTCACGGCCATCGCCATGCCGACCAACGGCAATGCCGGCGCGGCCGCCGCCGCCTATGCGGCCCAGGCGGGGATGGAAGCGATCATCTTCTGTCCCGACGACACGCCCGAAATCAACGTCCGCGAAATCGCGGCACAGGGCGCGCGCGTTTATCGCGTCAACGGCCTGATCGACGATTGCGGCAAGCTGGTGCGCGAGGGCGCAGCCACGCAGGGCTGGTTCGACCTGTCGACGCTCAAGGAACCCTACCGGATCGAGGGCAAGAAGACGATGGGCCTGGAACTGGCCGAACAGTTCGGCTGGCACCTGCCCGATGTCATCTTCTATCCCACCGGCGGGGGCACCGGCCTGATCGGGATGTGGAAGGCGTTTGCCGAGCTTCAGGCGCTGGGCTGGATCGGCGAAAAGCTGCCCCGCATGGTCGCGGTTCAGGCAGAGGGCTGCGCGCCGATGGTCCGCGCCTGGGAACAGGGCGAACGCCACGCAACCCGATGGGAGGATGCGCACACCATCGCCGCGGGCATTCGCGTGCCGCAGGCGGTGGGCGATTTCCTGATCCTCGACGCGGTGCGGGAAAGCGGCGGCCGCGCCATGGCGGTCAGCGACGCCGCGCTGGCTCAGGCGGTGGACGATGCCGCCCGCACCGACGGCCTGCTGCTGTGTCCGGAAGGGGGCGCAACGCTCGCCGCATGGCGACAGGCGCGGGCCGAGGGATGGGTAAAGGACGGCGAAACCGCCCTCCTGTTCAACTGCGCCACCGGCCTCAAATACCCCCTGCCCGACCAGTCCCGGACTCTCGACCGGCACGCCGCCATCGACTTCGCATCGCTTTAA
- a CDS encoding amidase produces MRVSIVAAALSLAAMPIAAHAQSADIVLKELPPTALKVGEKSIEELQAMLATGELTSEQLVQGYLERIRMMDRAGPSLRSVIAINPKALEQAKKADRDRRLRIARGPLFGIPVLIKDNIETAENATTAGSLALKDNVTGRDAPLVARLRAAGAIILGKTNLSEWANIRDNDSMSGWSAVGGLVRNPYALDRTACGSSSGTGSAIAASLGAVGVGTETDGSVVCPSSINGLVGLKPTLGAISRTHVVPISHSQDTPGPMARSVKDAAALFSGMIGTDPADAATKEADAKREALTPDWTKASLKGVKLAVLRPQMGAALAAQFDAQLAVLKAQGAELIPVERPATEGLGEAEFNVLLMELKSDLAAYLATTPDSVKIRTLADAIAFNKANADTELRYFAQSTFEAAEATGGTADPKYAEARAKSLKLASEAVDAMLAKAGAAAIVTPSYGMAWLSDPVYGDQFNGPSASQLPAVSGYPHLTVPMGLVKGLPAGLSFIGAKWTDARLLELGYAYEQASKARVAPTYPATVTQGGGLDGVR; encoded by the coding sequence ATGCGTGTTTCAATCGTCGCTGCCGCCTTGTCCCTTGCCGCCATGCCGATCGCTGCACATGCGCAATCGGCGGACATCGTGCTGAAGGAACTGCCCCCGACCGCGCTGAAGGTCGGGGAAAAGAGCATCGAGGAATTGCAGGCGATGCTGGCCACGGGCGAACTGACCAGCGAACAGCTGGTTCAGGGGTATCTGGAGCGCATCCGCATGATGGACCGCGCCGGGCCAAGCCTGCGCAGCGTGATTGCCATCAATCCCAAGGCGCTGGAACAGGCCAAAAAGGCCGACCGCGACCGGCGGCTGCGCATCGCGCGCGGGCCGCTATTCGGCATCCCCGTGCTGATCAAGGACAATATCGAAACGGCCGAAAATGCGACCACGGCGGGCAGCCTGGCGCTGAAGGACAATGTCACCGGGCGCGACGCGCCGCTGGTCGCCCGGCTGCGCGCGGCGGGCGCCATCATTCTGGGCAAGACCAACCTGTCCGAATGGGCGAACATCCGCGACAATGATTCGATGAGCGGATGGAGCGCGGTCGGCGGGCTGGTGCGCAACCCCTATGCGCTCGACCGCACCGCCTGTGGTTCGTCGAGCGGCACCGGATCGGCCATCGCCGCCAGCCTGGGCGCGGTGGGCGTGGGCACCGAAACCGACGGGTCGGTGGTTTGCCCCAGCAGCATCAACGGCCTGGTCGGCCTGAAGCCCACGCTGGGCGCGATCAGCCGTACCCATGTCGTCCCGATCAGCCACAGCCAGGATACGCCGGGGCCGATGGCGCGCAGCGTCAAGGATGCCGCCGCGCTGTTTTCCGGCATGATCGGCACCGATCCGGCCGATGCCGCGACGAAAGAGGCGGATGCGAAGCGCGAGGCGCTGACCCCCGACTGGACCAAGGCCAGCCTGAAGGGCGTGAAGCTGGCCGTCCTTCGCCCGCAGATGGGCGCGGCGCTGGCGGCGCAGTTCGACGCGCAGCTGGCGGTGCTGAAGGCGCAGGGCGCGGAGCTGATCCCCGTCGAGCGGCCGGCGACCGAGGGACTGGGCGAGGCGGAGTTCAACGTCCTGTTGATGGAGCTGAAAAGCGACCTTGCCGCCTATCTGGCGACGACGCCGGACAGCGTGAAGATCCGCACGCTGGCGGACGCGATTGCGTTCAACAAGGCGAATGCCGACACCGAACTGCGCTACTTCGCGCAATCCACGTTCGAGGCGGCGGAAGCGACCGGCGGGACGGCCGACCCCAAATATGCCGAGGCGCGGGCCAAGTCGCTGAAACTGGCCAGCGAGGCGGTCGACGCCATGCTGGCCAAGGCCGGGGCGGCAGCGATCGTGACGCCTAGCTATGGCATGGCCTGGCTGTCCGACCCGGTTTATGGCGACCAGTTCAACGGTCCGAGCGCAAGCCAGCTGCCCGCCGTGTCGGGCTATCCCCACCTGACCGTGCCCATGGGCCTCGTTAAGGGCCTGCCCGCCGGGCTGTCGTTCATCGGTGCCAAGTGGACCGACGCACGGCTGCTGGAGCTGGGTTATGCCTATGAACAGGCGTCGAAGGCGCGGGTGGCGCCGACCTATCCGGCGACGGTAACGCAGGGCGGCGGGCTGGACGGGGTGCGCTGA